The following proteins are encoded in a genomic region of Anomaloglossus baeobatrachus isolate aAnoBae1 chromosome 6, aAnoBae1.hap1, whole genome shotgun sequence:
- the LOC142244405 gene encoding microtubule-associated serine/threonine-protein kinase 3-like, with product MARMYIAETALAVEYLHSYGVVHRDLKPENLLITATGHIKVTDFGVSKLGLMRPTSAIYKALTTDITREFRDKETAGTTSYMAPEVILMKGYGRPVDWWSLGVILYTFLYGYEPFNGASEREILRSVLYDDIPWTFHYHPPPKKAREFITELLRKDPARRLGTGGANEIKTHPFMSGLKFDKLLNKKPLSVPELKSEEDTRYFTTFFMEDIPVDSDEEDTSEDNDYMEVKNFESSSQRFSKLYTTNTVRLNNEALMSPPGSSPENREKHSDMQKECSPSKTDGGNLCVTAKNSESFSETPVQKKKSAVKLRKQQKTEKVEEGESRRGSAFRRMISSCRRGLSRAAYTLRESWIFGLCHQGTLDISKVENHNI from the exons ATGGCCCGAATGTACATTGCAGAGACAGCTCTTGCAGTGGAATACCTGCACAGCTATGGTGTGGTGCACAGAGATCTGAAGCCAGAGAA CCTCCTGATAACAGCAACCGGACATATAAAAGTTACGGATTTTGGAGTTTCCAAACTCGGCCTCATGAGACCAACATCAGCCATCTACAAGGCTTTGACTACAGATATCACCAGAGAGTTCCGTGATAAAGAG ACTGCTGGCACTACTAGTTACATGGCCCCAGAAGTCATCTTAATGAAAGGATATGGAAGGCCTGTTGACTGGTGGTCATTAGGCGTCATCCTATATACATTTCTTTATGGATATGAACCATTTAATGGAGCGTCCGAGAGGGAGATTTTACGTAGTGTCCTGTATG ATGACATACCTTGGACCTTTCACTATCACCCTCCTCCGAAAAAAGCTCGTGAATTCATCACtgagctgctgagaaaagatccagCACGTAGACTTGGGACAG GAGGAGCAAATGAGATAAAAACTCATCCATTTATGAGTGGCTTAAAGTTTGACAAACTTCTAAATAAGAAGCCCCTTTCTGTTCCTGAACTAAAGTCAGAGGAGGACACTCGCTACTTTACCA CTTTCTTTATGGAAGACATACCTGTGGATTCCGATGAGGAGGACACAAGTGAGGATAATGACTATATGGAAGTCAAAAATTTTGAATCATCTTCTCAAAGGTTTTCTAAA CTATATACCACCAATACTGTGAGGTTGAACAATGAAGCTCTTATGTCACCTCCAGGGAGTTCCCCAGAGAACAGAGAAAAACACTCAGACAT GCAGAAAGAATGTTCCCCTTCCAAAACCGATGGTGGAAATCTGTGTGTCACTGCTAAAAACAGCGAGTCATTCTCAG AAACTCCAGTTCAGAAGAAGAAATCTGCTGTAAAACTGAGAAAACAGCAAAAAACAGAGAAAGTAGAAGAGGGAGAAAGTAGGCGAG GATCTGCCTTCCGTCGGATGATATCATCTTGCCGACGTGGATTATCCAGGGCTGCTTACACTCTCAGAGAAAGCTGGATTTTTGGACTCTGTCACCAAGGCACCTTAGACATCTCTAAAGTAGAAAACCACAACATCTAG